One region of Hymenobacter sediminicola genomic DNA includes:
- a CDS encoding AraC family transcriptional regulator codes for MKTTLLHIKNMVCPRCVEAVRTVLEKAGYRPTEVTLGEAHLDEHTPADPAAVAPLLREAGFDVLMGRAEQMTEQIKGALVEYLEHLRTARMPLTTSAFLTDRFAATYSHLSKVFSRTANLTIEKYLIRLKIERVKEMLSYNEMTLSEIADQMRYSSGQHLSNQFRQVTGRSVSEFRRELLPKRLSLDQLA; via the coding sequence GTGAAAACAACGCTGCTTCATATTAAGAACATGGTTTGCCCGCGTTGCGTGGAAGCCGTCCGTACCGTACTTGAGAAAGCCGGCTACCGCCCCACCGAAGTAACGCTAGGCGAGGCCCACCTCGACGAGCATACGCCCGCCGACCCCGCCGCAGTAGCTCCGCTGCTACGCGAAGCAGGTTTTGATGTCCTGATGGGCCGGGCCGAGCAGATGACCGAACAAATTAAAGGTGCCTTGGTCGAATATCTGGAGCACCTCCGTACGGCCCGTATGCCGCTCACCACATCGGCATTTCTTACCGACCGATTTGCTGCTACGTATTCGCACCTGAGCAAAGTATTTTCGCGGACAGCCAACCTGACCATTGAAAAATACCTGATCCGACTGAAAATTGAGCGGGTAAAGGAAATGCTCAGCTACAATGAAATGACGCTGAGCGAAATTGCCGACCAGATGCGCTACAGCTCCGGCCAACACCTGAGCAACCAGTTCCGCCAGGTAACGGGCCGTTCCGTCAGCGAATTCCGCCGCGAGTTGCTGCCCAAGCGCCTTTCGCTGGACCAACTGGCGTAA